One window of Brachybacterium ginsengisoli genomic DNA carries:
- a CDS encoding adenylate/guanylate cyclase domain-containing protein, which produces MTGGMEDLESPEDPTGDLSGQEPSASQESVPAETAELPDLSEDDAAAGSLGDQEILDLNRRFAAVRRSVGALEKILLQGPRKYSRRDLAEQQDIPERLTSVYWRSLGFTPVDEDTVVFTDEDAYAIGDLAAIVEDGVISERAFASISRGLGFHMGRLAMWITEALVDEAKYADGLDDSQARQQMLDTVPELLETFESQVMFTFRRQLSAYAARAGSEVLHRDTDELFPLQRAIGFADLVQFTRLAQDLPGTELADMVGRFESLSRDIISVGGGRVVKTVGDEIMFLADTPEDGAQIAVSLAETITESSDLPPVRVGLAWGSMFSRYGDVFGPIVNLAARMESVARPGTVAVDAETSAAVEQALPGGFSFSEGEEVELHGIGDIRVREMRRDRSAPLDLGL; this is translated from the coding sequence GTGACCGGAGGCATGGAAGACCTGGAGAGCCCCGAGGACCCCACGGGGGACCTCTCGGGGCAGGAGCCGTCGGCGTCGCAGGAGAGCGTTCCTGCGGAGACCGCGGAGCTCCCGGACCTCTCCGAGGACGACGCCGCGGCGGGATCCCTGGGAGATCAGGAGATCCTCGACCTCAACCGGCGTTTCGCGGCCGTGCGCCGCAGCGTCGGTGCGCTCGAGAAGATCCTGCTGCAGGGGCCGCGCAAGTACTCCCGGCGCGACCTCGCCGAGCAGCAGGACATCCCCGAGCGGCTCACCTCCGTGTACTGGCGGTCGCTCGGCTTCACCCCGGTCGACGAGGACACCGTGGTGTTCACCGACGAGGACGCCTATGCGATCGGGGACCTCGCCGCGATCGTCGAGGACGGCGTCATCAGCGAGCGCGCCTTCGCCAGCATCTCCCGCGGGCTGGGCTTCCACATGGGGCGCCTGGCGATGTGGATCACCGAGGCGCTGGTGGACGAGGCGAAGTACGCCGACGGCCTCGACGACTCCCAGGCGCGCCAGCAGATGCTCGACACCGTCCCGGAGCTGCTGGAGACCTTCGAGTCGCAGGTCATGTTCACCTTCCGCCGCCAGCTCTCCGCCTATGCGGCCCGGGCCGGCAGCGAGGTGCTCCACCGGGACACCGACGAGCTCTTCCCGCTGCAGCGCGCCATCGGCTTCGCCGACCTCGTCCAGTTCACCCGGCTCGCGCAGGACCTCCCCGGCACCGAGCTGGCGGACATGGTGGGCCGCTTCGAGTCCCTCAGCCGCGACATCATCTCCGTCGGCGGCGGCCGGGTCGTCAAGACCGTCGGCGACGAGATCATGTTCCTGGCCGACACGCCGGAGGACGGCGCCCAGATCGCCGTCAGCCTCGCCGAGACCATCACCGAGTCCTCGGACCTGCCCCCGGTGAGGGTGGGCCTGGCATGGGGCTCGATGTTCTCCCGCTACGGGGACGTCTTCGGCCCGATCGTCAACCTCGCCGCCCGCATGGAGTCCGTGGCACGGCCCGGGACCGTCGCGGTGGACGCGGAGACCTCCGCCGCCGTCGAGCAGGCCCTTCCCGGCGGATTCTCCTTCTCCGAGGGCGAGGAGGTCGAGCTCCACGGGATCGGGGACATCCGGGTCCGGGAGATGCGTCGGGACCGCTCCGCACCCCTGGATCTGGGCCTGTGA
- a CDS encoding response regulator transcription factor has product MTRLLLVEDDSAIAEPLSRALDREGYTVTRASRGMDALAIAAGAESIDLVILDLGLPDLDGLEVARRLRKGGLECPILILTARADEVDAVVGLDAGADDYVTKPFRLGELQARIRALMRRSQAMEESGDNYDVNGVTLDVSARRAYADGEELSLSAKEYDLLTVLVRESGSVVTRDDLMREVWGAEWWGSTKTLDMHISWLRRKLGDDATDPRRITTVRGVGFRFETGAES; this is encoded by the coding sequence GTGACACGACTGCTTCTCGTCGAGGACGACTCCGCCATCGCTGAACCCCTCTCCCGGGCACTGGACCGGGAGGGCTACACCGTGACGCGTGCGTCCCGGGGGATGGATGCGCTCGCGATCGCGGCCGGCGCGGAGTCGATCGACCTGGTCATCCTGGATCTCGGCCTGCCCGACCTGGACGGTCTCGAGGTCGCCCGGCGCCTGCGCAAGGGCGGTCTGGAGTGCCCGATCCTGATCCTCACCGCACGGGCCGACGAGGTCGACGCGGTGGTGGGCCTCGACGCCGGCGCCGACGACTACGTCACCAAGCCGTTCCGCCTCGGCGAGCTGCAGGCCCGGATCCGGGCCCTGATGCGGCGCTCCCAGGCCATGGAGGAGTCCGGAGACAACTACGACGTCAACGGGGTCACCCTGGACGTCTCCGCCCGCCGCGCCTACGCCGACGGCGAGGAGCTGAGCCTCTCCGCCAAGGAGTACGACCTGCTCACCGTGCTGGTGAGGGAGTCGGGCAGCGTGGTGACCCGCGACGACCTCATGCGCGAGGTGTGGGGCGCCGAGTGGTGGGGCTCCACCAAGACCCTCGACATGCACATCTCCTGGCTGCGCCGGAAGCTCGGCGACGACGCCACCGATCCCCGCCGGATCACCACGGTGAGGGGTGTCGGCTTCCGCTTCGAGACCGGCGCGGAGAGCTGA
- a CDS encoding ATP-binding protein, which yields MRQRVLQATVITVLLAVLMLGIPLGYSWLKLVEQNLSNQENSILDKVRVATETRLQEDGELDDALLQRFVDEQSDLNIAITVVHEGKTYTAGDPPGDDAMKKNTNGASGQSISVYIPQSDVRAHTASAWVLMTVAGLAALSIGISVALWQAQRISMPLARLSRRAEEIGSGRSRGPWDPSGISEIDDVAEELARSGAMLNERLEAESRLASDASHQLRTPLTALSMRLDEILAVSSEEWVREEARISLEQIDRLTEVVHDLINAPRSSQRRTPGVVELRSVLTQQSEEWSPAYRRAGRELRVLVPRTAAVWGSTGPLTQVVATLIENALAHGGGRTTVKVRRNDHSTVVEVTDEGGGIDAELGARIFERSVSGRSSSGTGVGLALARTLVEDDGGRLELLTESPATFGVFLISAPGDDGEDDHSEELHSGRPSRPGRENRSGRSGRPARGGRADMMASGVTGARTGRDDFDSLPQGSVVRRRPRTRD from the coding sequence GTGCGGCAGCGCGTGCTGCAGGCCACAGTCATCACCGTGCTGCTGGCCGTGCTGATGCTCGGCATCCCTCTGGGGTACTCCTGGCTCAAGCTGGTCGAGCAGAATCTCAGCAATCAGGAGAACTCGATCCTCGACAAGGTGCGCGTCGCCACCGAGACGCGGCTCCAGGAGGACGGGGAGCTCGATGATGCGCTGCTCCAGCGCTTCGTCGACGAGCAGTCGGATCTGAACATCGCGATCACCGTGGTCCACGAGGGCAAGACCTACACCGCCGGGGACCCGCCGGGCGATGACGCGATGAAGAAGAACACCAACGGGGCCTCCGGGCAGTCCATCTCGGTGTACATCCCGCAGTCCGATGTGCGCGCCCACACCGCGAGCGCCTGGGTGCTGATGACCGTGGCCGGCCTCGCGGCCCTGTCGATCGGGATCTCCGTGGCGCTGTGGCAGGCGCAGCGGATCTCCATGCCGCTCGCCCGCCTGAGCAGACGCGCCGAGGAGATCGGCTCCGGACGCTCCCGCGGGCCCTGGGATCCCTCGGGCATCTCCGAGATCGACGACGTCGCCGAGGAGCTCGCGCGCTCCGGGGCGATGCTCAACGAGCGGCTCGAGGCCGAGAGCCGCCTCGCCTCCGACGCCTCGCATCAGCTCCGCACGCCGCTGACCGCACTGTCGATGCGTCTGGACGAGATCCTCGCGGTCAGCTCCGAGGAGTGGGTGCGCGAGGAGGCCCGCATCTCGCTCGAGCAGATCGATCGCCTCACCGAGGTCGTCCACGACCTCATCAACGCTCCGCGCTCCTCCCAGCGGCGCACCCCCGGGGTCGTCGAGCTGCGCAGCGTGCTCACCCAGCAGAGCGAGGAGTGGTCCCCGGCCTACCGCCGCGCCGGGCGCGAGCTGCGGGTGCTGGTGCCGCGCACCGCCGCGGTCTGGGGATCAACCGGGCCGCTCACCCAGGTCGTCGCCACCCTCATCGAGAACGCCCTCGCCCACGGCGGGGGTCGCACCACGGTCAAGGTGCGCCGCAACGACCACTCCACCGTGGTCGAGGTCACCGACGAGGGCGGCGGCATCGACGCCGAGCTCGGCGCCCGCATCTTCGAGCGCTCCGTCTCCGGGCGCAGCTCCAGCGGCACCGGGGTGGGCCTCGCCCTCGCCCGCACGCTCGTGGAGGACGACGGCGGCCGGCTCGAGCTGCTGACCGAGAGCCCTGCGACCTTCGGCGTGTTCCTCATCTCCGCCCCCGGCGACGACGGCGAGGACGACCACTCCGAGGAGCTGCACTCCGGGCGGCCCTCGCGCCCCGGTCGCGAGAACCGCTCGGGGCGCAGCGGCCGGCCCGCCCGCGGCGGCCGGGCGGACATGATGGCCAGCGGGGTCACCGGAGCCCGCACCGGGCGGGACGACTTCGATTCCCTGCCCCAGGGGTCCGTGGTGCGGCGCCGCCCACGCACTCGCGACTGA
- a CDS encoding 5-(carboxyamino)imidazole ribonucleotide synthase: MPETSPRPDHPSAPARRVGIIGAGQLARMMLGPAIELGLTAPVLATDPAESAAAVAAQVRLGRHDDEQAVRDLAAEVEVITFDHEHVPASVLEGIERDGATAVRPGPAALIHAQDKLIMREKLSSLGHPCPRWWRITSVQDLVTALAESGGRIVVKTPRGGYDAHGVRIVDDAEQAADWLSEHGELLAEELVPFTRELSAQVARRPGGEAIAYPVVQSVQKDGVCYEVVAPAPGLDAADQQRIQGLALAIAEDLDVTGMLAVELFETAEGEVLVNELAMRPHNTGHWSMDGAVTGQFEQHLRAVADIPLGSTAPLAPAAVMVNLLGGAAEDLAPGARAALAADPDVKLHLYGKSVRPGRKIGHVTLIGEDPEDLLARAHRAERLIIDGPDVPVGPTTPGETR; encoded by the coding sequence GTGCCAGAGACCTCCCCGCGCCCCGATCATCCCTCCGCTCCCGCCCGACGCGTCGGCATCATCGGAGCCGGTCAGCTGGCCCGCATGATGCTGGGCCCGGCGATCGAGCTCGGGCTCACCGCGCCCGTGCTCGCCACCGACCCGGCCGAGAGCGCCGCGGCAGTCGCCGCGCAGGTGCGTCTGGGCCGTCACGACGACGAGCAGGCCGTGCGGGATCTCGCCGCCGAGGTCGAGGTCATCACCTTCGACCACGAGCACGTGCCGGCCTCTGTGCTCGAGGGGATCGAGCGGGACGGCGCCACGGCGGTGCGGCCGGGGCCCGCCGCCCTGATCCATGCCCAGGACAAGCTGATCATGCGCGAGAAGCTCTCCTCGCTCGGGCACCCCTGCCCGCGCTGGTGGCGCATCACGTCCGTCCAGGACCTCGTCACCGCGCTGGCCGAGTCCGGCGGCCGGATCGTCGTCAAGACCCCGCGCGGCGGCTACGACGCCCACGGAGTGCGGATCGTCGATGACGCCGAGCAGGCCGCCGACTGGCTCTCCGAGCACGGGGAGCTGCTCGCGGAGGAGCTCGTGCCCTTCACCCGCGAGCTCTCCGCCCAGGTCGCCCGGCGGCCCGGGGGAGAGGCGATCGCCTATCCGGTCGTGCAGTCGGTCCAGAAGGACGGCGTCTGCTACGAGGTGGTCGCGCCCGCTCCGGGGCTCGATGCGGCCGATCAGCAGCGGATCCAGGGCCTCGCCCTCGCGATCGCCGAGGACCTCGACGTCACCGGGATGCTCGCCGTGGAGCTCTTCGAGACGGCAGAGGGCGAAGTGCTCGTCAACGAGCTCGCCATGCGCCCGCACAACACCGGGCACTGGTCGATGGACGGCGCCGTGACCGGCCAGTTCGAGCAGCACCTGCGGGCCGTCGCGGACATCCCCCTGGGATCGACCGCGCCCCTGGCCCCTGCAGCGGTGATGGTGAACCTCCTCGGCGGCGCCGCGGAGGACCTCGCCCCCGGTGCCCGCGCGGCGCTCGCGGCCGATCCGGACGTCAAGCTCCACCTCTACGGCAAGTCCGTCCGGCCCGGCCGGAAGATCGGCCACGTCACCCTGATCGGGGAGGACCCCGAGGACCTGCTCGCGCGCGCCCACCGCGCCGAACGACTGATCATCGACGGACCGGATGTGCCCGTCGGCCCCACGACTCCTGGAGAGACCCGATGA